The Streptosporangiales bacterium genomic sequence ATGATCCGGCCCTGGGTGTTCACCAGGAACGCCTGCCGCCCCGCGGCATCGAGCAGCGGCAGCATGGCGAGCTCGAAGTCGGTCGCGCGGATGTCGGCGGCGGCGACGCCGAAGAACTCGTCCGCGGTGGTGATCGGGCCGGCGAAGGTCAGGATGTACTCGTCGGTGCCCGCGTAGTCGACGTACGGGCCCACGACGACCCGCCGACCGGTGCGGCGGGGGACGTCGAACCAGCGTGCGGACGGGTACTCGTAGCTGCCGACGTTGTGCGGGTCGAGGTCGACGGACAGCCGGTACGGCGACTCCCGGCCGTCGGCCGTGCGCCACCACTCGAGCCAGCGCGGCTCGTCGGCCAGCACCCCGGGTGCCGCGATCACCCCGGTGCCGGCCAGCGGCGGGCTCTCCCGTGCCAGGTGCTCGAGCACCGTCGGCCTGATCGAGGCGAGCTCGTCCGTCGTAGGTTTGCGTCCCTCACCCGCCGCGCGGGCGCACACCGTCGCGGCGAGCTCGCAGAGGATCGCGATGCCGCTGAACACCTCGTGGAGCACGGCGTCGACGTGTGTCAGCGCGGCGGTGTCGCCGAGGTCCGGTGCGTTCGCCACGGCTCCTCCGTTCGCGGGCGAGCGGATCGGGGTCGTCAGGGACACCCAACGCCACCCGTCAGCGCTTGGCAAGGTGCAGGTGGAACTCGATCAAGCGCGCGATGCCGAGCTCCACATGCCGCTCCGTCCTGGCCCTCGCCTTGTCGCCGTCACCCGCCTCGATCGCGGCGAGGATGTCGCGGTGCTGCTCCACCGCCTCGTCGAGGTGGACGGCCTCGCCGAACGGGATCCAGAGCAGCTCGCCGATCTCGCCCTGCAGATCGATCTCCTGCCTGGTCAGACGCGTCGACTGCGCGGCCGCGGCGATCTCGATGTGGAAGCGCCCGTCTGCGCGGCGGCGGTCGCCGACGGTCTCCGCCGTCGCGAGCGCGTCGACGAACTCGTGTAGTCGTTCGAGGTGATCACCCGAGGCGCGCTCGGCGGCGAGCCGTGCGGCCGTGCCCGCGACCGCGAGGTGGTGGTCACCGATCTCCCGCAGCTCGTGCACGCCGGTGTCGCGCAGGACGCGCCGCAGGCGCGCGGTCGACGCATCGACCGGCGCGCGGACGAAGCTTCCCCCACCACGCCCGCGCCGGGTCTCGAGGAGGCCCTGCCGGCGCAGCGTGGAGAGGGCCTCGCGCAAG encodes the following:
- a CDS encoding FCD domain-containing protein — protein: MSEVSGTARHIVFAPLADGGRGDVVARRIGEAIGLGLISDGEQLPSETDLAGAFNVSTVTLREALSTLRRQGLLETRRGRGGGSFVRAPVDASTARLRRVLRDTGVHELREIGDHHLAVAGTAARLAAERASGDHLERLHEFVDALATAETVGDRRRADGRFHIEIAAAAQSTRLTRQEIDLQGEIGELLWIPFGEAVHLDEAVEQHRDILAAIEAGDGDKARARTERHVELGIARLIEFHLHLAKR